In Methanolacinia paynteri, the following proteins share a genomic window:
- a CDS encoding DUF1894 domain-containing protein, translated as MNRCVNKLCPDIIDPEIKAEDAVEYIFKKSSEVYEMPEHYTIKGVNILGEAPLYVGFLKKKKEILFYFKKPCFGTMLLKTKGSDEEFEKIREQGKLVPEAGKK; from the coding sequence GATATCATCGATCCCGAGATAAAAGCCGAAGATGCCGTAGAATATATTTTCAAGAAATCATCTGAGGTCTATGAAATGCCCGAGCATTACACCATCAAAGGAGTTAATATCCTTGGCGAAGCCCCGCTGTATGTGGGATTCCTGAAAAAGAAAAAGGAAATCCTCTTTTATTTCAAAAAACCCTGCTTCGGTACGATGCTGCTTAAGACAAAAGGATCAGACGAGGAGTTCGAAAAGATCAGGGAGCAGGGGAAGCTTGTACCGGAGGCCGGGAAAAAATGA